In the genome of Epinephelus lanceolatus isolate andai-2023 chromosome 18, ASM4190304v1, whole genome shotgun sequence, one region contains:
- the LOC144458651 gene encoding uncharacterized protein LOC144458651 isoform X3 has product MCVCAACCCCQTSDEQVVKPAVSVYPAASRAHLEGKSSLLCLASGMFPPRVRFSWKRQAENGPLLPAEGEQLVLRELGHTAAILLFSQQENSTYKYRCSVQHHGGTVEAQTEQEVPAPAASCPPEREPTDLPALQQADLSVSVSVSFQSQCRVKLLCVLYTVLIVKSLAYCCGLSLLMILRNKGPSTNCTHAD; this is encoded by the exons atgtgtgtctgtgctgcttgTTGCTGCTGTCAAACTTCAGATGAGCAGGTAGTGAAGCCCGCGGTGAGCGTGTACCCAGCAGCATCCAGAGCCCACCTGGAGGGGAAGAGCTCCCTGCTGTGTCTGGCCTCAGGCATGTTTCCTCCTCGGGTCCGCTTCTCCTGGAAAAGACAAGCGGAGAATGGACCTCTGCTCCCTGCTGAGGGAGAGCAGCTGGTGCTCAGAGAGTTGGGACACACCGCCGCCATCTTGCTGTTCAGTCAGCAAGAGAACAGCACATATAAATACcgctgctccgtccagcaccaTGGGGGCACAGTGGAGGCCCAAACAGAACAAG aggTTCCAGCTCCAGCAGCCTCCTGTCCTCCAGAGAGAGAGCCAACAGACCTGCCAGCTCTGCAGCAAGCTGACT tgtcagtgtcagtgtcagtgtcctTCCAGTCTCAGTGCAGGGTGAAGCTGCTCTGTGTGCTGTACACAGTGCTGATAGTGAAGAGTCTGGCGTACTGCTGTGGACTCTCTCTGCTGATGATCCTCAGAAACAAGGGACCGTCCACCAACTGCACACATGCTGACTGA
- the LOC144458651 gene encoding uncharacterized protein LOC144458651 isoform X2: MCVCAACCCCQTSDEQVVKPAVSVYPAASRAHLEGKSSLLCLASGMFPPRVRFSWKRQAENGPLLPAEGEQLVLRELGHTAAILLFSQQENSTYKYRCSVQHHGGTVEAQTEQEVPAPAASCPPEREPTDLPALQQADLSVSVSVSVSVSFQSQCRVKLLCVLYTVLIVKSLAYCCGLSLLMILRNKGPSTNCTHAD, encoded by the exons atgtgtgtctgtgctgcttgTTGCTGCTGTCAAACTTCAGATGAGCAGGTAGTGAAGCCCGCGGTGAGCGTGTACCCAGCAGCATCCAGAGCCCACCTGGAGGGGAAGAGCTCCCTGCTGTGTCTGGCCTCAGGCATGTTTCCTCCTCGGGTCCGCTTCTCCTGGAAAAGACAAGCGGAGAATGGACCTCTGCTCCCTGCTGAGGGAGAGCAGCTGGTGCTCAGAGAGTTGGGACACACCGCCGCCATCTTGCTGTTCAGTCAGCAAGAGAACAGCACATATAAATACcgctgctccgtccagcaccaTGGGGGCACAGTGGAGGCCCAAACAGAACAAG aggTTCCAGCTCCAGCAGCCTCCTGTCCTCCAGAGAGAGAGCCAACAGACCTGCCAGCTCTGCAGCAAGCTGACT tgtcagtgtcagtgtcagtgtcagtgtcagtgtcctTCCAGTCTCAGTGCAGGGTGAAGCTGCTCTGTGTGCTGTACACAGTGCTGATAGTGAAGAGTCTGGCGTACTGCTGTGGACTCTCTCTGCTGATGATCCTCAGAAACAAGGGACCGTCCACCAACTGCACACATGCTGACTGA
- the LOC144458651 gene encoding uncharacterized protein LOC144458651 isoform X1 → MCVCAACCCCQTSDEQVVKPAVSVYPAASRAHLEGKSSLLCLASGMFPPRVRFSWKRQAENGPLLPAEGEQLVLRELGHTAAILLFSQQENSTYKYRCSVQHHGGTVEAQTEQEVPAPAASCPPEREPTDLPALQQADLSVSVSVSVSVSVSFQSQCRVKLLCVLYTVLIVKSLAYCCGLSLLMILRNKGPSTNCTHAD, encoded by the exons atgtgtgtctgtgctgcttgTTGCTGCTGTCAAACTTCAGATGAGCAGGTAGTGAAGCCCGCGGTGAGCGTGTACCCAGCAGCATCCAGAGCCCACCTGGAGGGGAAGAGCTCCCTGCTGTGTCTGGCCTCAGGCATGTTTCCTCCTCGGGTCCGCTTCTCCTGGAAAAGACAAGCGGAGAATGGACCTCTGCTCCCTGCTGAGGGAGAGCAGCTGGTGCTCAGAGAGTTGGGACACACCGCCGCCATCTTGCTGTTCAGTCAGCAAGAGAACAGCACATATAAATACcgctgctccgtccagcaccaTGGGGGCACAGTGGAGGCCCAAACAGAACAAG aggTTCCAGCTCCAGCAGCCTCCTGTCCTCCAGAGAGAGAGCCAACAGACCTGCCAGCTCTGCAGCAAGCTGACT tgtcagtgtcagtgtcagtgtcagtgtcagtgtcagtgtcctTCCAGTCTCAGTGCAGGGTGAAGCTGCTCTGTGTGCTGTACACAGTGCTGATAGTGAAGAGTCTGGCGTACTGCTGTGGACTCTCTCTGCTGATGATCCTCAGAAACAAGGGACCGTCCACCAACTGCACACATGCTGACTGA
- the LOC144458651 gene encoding uncharacterized protein LOC144458651 isoform X4, whose protein sequence is MCVCAACCCCQTSDEQVVKPAVSVYPAASRAHLEGKSSLLCLASGMFPPRVRFSWKRQAENGPLLPAEGEQLVLRELGHTAAILLFSQQENSTYKYRCSVQHHGGTVEAQTEQEVPAPAASCPPEREPTDLPALQQADLSVSVSFQSQCRVKLLCVLYTVLIVKSLAYCCGLSLLMILRNKGPSTNCTHAD, encoded by the exons atgtgtgtctgtgctgcttgTTGCTGCTGTCAAACTTCAGATGAGCAGGTAGTGAAGCCCGCGGTGAGCGTGTACCCAGCAGCATCCAGAGCCCACCTGGAGGGGAAGAGCTCCCTGCTGTGTCTGGCCTCAGGCATGTTTCCTCCTCGGGTCCGCTTCTCCTGGAAAAGACAAGCGGAGAATGGACCTCTGCTCCCTGCTGAGGGAGAGCAGCTGGTGCTCAGAGAGTTGGGACACACCGCCGCCATCTTGCTGTTCAGTCAGCAAGAGAACAGCACATATAAATACcgctgctccgtccagcaccaTGGGGGCACAGTGGAGGCCCAAACAGAACAAG aggTTCCAGCTCCAGCAGCCTCCTGTCCTCCAGAGAGAGAGCCAACAGACCTGCCAGCTCTGCAGCAAGCTGACT tgtcagtgtcagtgtcctTCCAGTCTCAGTGCAGGGTGAAGCTGCTCTGTGTGCTGTACACAGTGCTGATAGTGAAGAGTCTGGCGTACTGCTGTGGACTCTCTCTGCTGATGATCCTCAGAAACAAGGGACCGTCCACCAACTGCACACATGCTGACTGA